From Bicyclus anynana chromosome 7, ilBicAnyn1.1, whole genome shotgun sequence, the proteins below share one genomic window:
- the LOC112045758 gene encoding elongation of very long chain fatty acids protein 7-like has protein sequence MAELIRRIISGYNMLFNEMPDPRTKSWPLVAKPYQGLTILFLYLMFVLKWGPKLMKNRKPFNLDKVMIIYNGVQVICCAYIVVTAITKVWDWGQKYTWVCEPVDYSESDYAMLVTRTVYLYYLLKIADLADTIFFVLRKKFNQLSFLHIYHHAGMVAVIWTAITYLPGGHGSFVGVINSFVHSVMYFYYMLTVAFPAIKQYVAFKKLVTQIQIVQFFLCSIHFGAICFVPDCAYPRWTAAVFLPQNIFMLVLFLDFYIKTYIRKPKQSLCSKNTVVEEKEESITLDYDTEKVEASLNNKKEGDLRHLIRSNSKIEKRC, from the exons atggcggagcTTATAAGACGAATAATATCAGGATACAATATGCTTTTCAATGAAATGCCAG ATCCAAGGACGAAATCTTGGCCACTCGTTGCGAAACCTTACCAGGGtctaacaattttgtttttatatttgatgTTTGTGTTGAAATGGGGTCCAAAGCTGATGAAAAATCGAAAACCATTCAATTTGGACAAAGTTATGATCATTTATAACGGCGTACAAGTTATTTGCTGCGCCTACATTGTCGTTACA GCTATAACAAAGGTATGGGATTGGGGTCAGAAATACACGTGGGTGTGTGAGCCGGTCGACTACTCGGAGTCTGATTATGCCATGCTGGTTACGAGGACTGTATACTTGTACTATTTGCTGAAGATTGCTGATCTTGCGGACacg ATTTTCTTCGTACTGCGCAAGAAGTTCAACCAGCTATCATTCCTGCACATCTACCACCACGCCGGAATGGTCGCCGTTATATGGACGGCTATTACCTACTTACCGG GTGGGCATGGCTCTTTTGTGGGGGTGATCAACTCCTTCGTTCACAGCGTGATGTATTTCTACTACATGCTCACCGTGGCTTTCCCCGCGATCAAGCAGTACGTGGCATTCAAGAAGTTGGTTACGCAAATACAAATT gtCCAATTCTTTTTATGCTCAATTCACTTCGGTGCTATATGTTTTGTACCCGACTGTGCTTATCCGAGGTGGACGGCTGCCGTGTTCCTTCCGCAAAACATATTTATGCTAGTTCTGTTCTTGGACTTTTACATCAAAACCTATATAAGGAAGCCAAAGCAGTCACTCTGTAGTAAAAACACAGTTGTTGAAGAGAAGGAAGAATCAATTACTCTGGACTATGATACAGAGAAAGTAGAAGCTTCACTTAACAACAAGAAAGAAGGCGATTTGCGGCATCTAATTAGGAGTAATAGTAAAATTGAGAAAAGATGTTAA